Genomic DNA from uncultured Desulfuromusa sp.:
GCGTTAATCTGGGGATTCATGGGCTTCTGTCTCAACGTCCTGATCTTGTTGTTTCCGGTATTAACTGTGGCCTCAATGTTGGCGATGACATCTCTTACTCCGGAACGGTTTGTGCCGCTTTAGAAGCAACATTAATGGGGTTACCGGCCTTCGCCATTTCTCTTGATACTTCTCTTTTCAGCCATGCGGACCTTTCAGTTTCTACGCGATTTGCTAAAAAGTTAGCCGTGGATATTATGGAAAAGGGCTTACCGGAAGAGACCTTTCTTAATATTAATGTTCCTTTCGGACCTTGTTCCGGAGTGGAGTTGACGACCCAAGGTAAACGTAACTATGGAGAATCAGTCGTCGTTAAGGAAGATCCGCGCGGACGCAAGTATTATTGGATTGGTGGAACTGAAAATGGCTTTGAAGATCTTCCCGGGAGTGATTGCAATGCCGTACACCGCGGATATATTTCGGTCACTCCGCTACGGACGAATATGACCAATGACAAGACTTACGCAGTTATGCAGCAGAGGTCGTTTGCTTGCATAGGGGATATTGACTGATGGATTTTTCAGTTGCCAGGAGACGGATGGTTGCACAGCAGATCGCAGCGCGGGGAATTACTGATCAGCGCGTTCTTGACGCGATGTCAACGATCCCCAGACATTTGTTTGTCGAGGCGGGATTGCAAAGTCATGCTTATAGTGATGCCTCTTTGCCTATTGGGGAAAAACAGACGATTTCGCAGCCTTATATGGTTGCTGTCATGACCGCTGCTCTGGAGTTGAAGGGGGATGAACGTATCCTGGAAATCGGAACGGGATCCGGTTATCAGACAGCGGTCTTATCCCGGCTGGTTAAACGGGTTTATTCGGTTGAAAGGATTGCTGTTCTTGCCGGACGCGCGCGAAAAGTTCTTGATCAATTGCAGATGAGTAATATTAATATCAAAATCAGTGACGGCACGATTGGTTGGCAAGATCAGGCACCCTTTGCCGGAATTTTGGTGGCTGCAGGGTCTCCTGATGTGCCGTCCAGCTATCTTGAACAGTTGGAGGTCGGAGGTAAGCTTGTTTTGCCTGTTGGTGATAAGGATCAGCAGATTTTAACGCGAATGATTCGTCAGGAGGATGGAACCTTTAAGCGAGAGCAGTTGCTGGGTTGCCGTTTTGTCCCTTTGATTGGTGAGCAGGGTTGGTTGTCAGAGTCTATATTGTAACGGCCAGATAATATGAAATTCTTTCGACGATCATATGACTGGGTTCTCTCCTGGGCACAAACACCACAAGGTATTTACGCCCTTGGTATTCTGGCTTTTGCAGAAGCCAGTTTTTTTCCTGTTCCTCCAGATGTTCTGTTGATGGCTCTTGCTTTGGCAACCCCTTTAAAATCATATCGCTTCGCGTTTATTGCGACAATCGGATCCATTGCCGGTGGAGCTTTGGGATATCTGATAGGTTGGGGGTTATGGGATACTGTTGGTCCCTATTTTTACCAATATGTTCCGGGGGTTACGGTAGAGGGTTTTGAACAGGTGGGAGATTTGTTTAACCTCTATGGGTTCTGGATCATTTTTGCCGCGGGTTTTACTCCCATCCCCTACAAAATTTTTACTATCAGCGCAGGGGTTTTTAGTGTCAATTTTCCTGTTTTTATGATGGCTTCTCTTGTCGGGCGGAGTTTACGGTTTTATCTTGTGGCGGGGCTGTTTTACTATTTTGGTAAACCTGCGCGGGTGTTCATCGAAAAATATTTTAATCTTTTGTCTATCATGCTGTTCATTGTTATGATTGCTGTCATTATTCTCTTCAAATTTTATTTTTAACCCTGGTTTTGGTGATTGCTGATGCATAAAATTTCTTCGACAGTCTTACTGCAGATAGTAAATTCTGTGAGGAAAACCGGTGCGCCAATCCTCCCTGTGTGTATTTCTCTTGTTTTTTTTCTGAGTGCTTGTGAAGCCGGAATTTATCATACTGTCAAGCCGGGACAAACGCTCTATCGCATCAGCCGGACTTATGCGGTTGATGAAGACTATCTGGCTCGTGTTAACGGTATTCGTGACCCATCACAGATTTCCATTGGGACTCGTATTTTTGTGCCTGGTGCTCAGCGTGTTTTACCGGTACAGGTGATTAAACCCAAAGAAAGTTTAAAAACAACAGCGCCGGTGAAGAAGAAAACGGTTGTATCGGCTCAGAAACAAC
This window encodes:
- the surE gene encoding 5'/3'-nucleotidase SurE, with the protein product MLILVTNDDGVRSPGLRALALSLGEIGRVVVVAPDRNRSAIGHALTLDHPLRAEEIKPDVFAVDGTPTDCVNLGIHGLLSQRPDLVVSGINCGLNVGDDISYSGTVCAALEATLMGLPAFAISLDTSLFSHADLSVSTRFAKKLAVDIMEKGLPEETFLNINVPFGPCSGVELTTQGKRNYGESVVVKEDPRGRKYYWIGGTENGFEDLPGSDCNAVHRGYISVTPLRTNMTNDKTYAVMQQRSFACIGDID
- a CDS encoding protein-L-isoaspartate(D-aspartate) O-methyltransferase codes for the protein MDFSVARRRMVAQQIAARGITDQRVLDAMSTIPRHLFVEAGLQSHAYSDASLPIGEKQTISQPYMVAVMTAALELKGDERILEIGTGSGYQTAVLSRLVKRVYSVERIAVLAGRARKVLDQLQMSNINIKISDGTIGWQDQAPFAGILVAAGSPDVPSSYLEQLEVGGKLVLPVGDKDQQILTRMIRQEDGTFKREQLLGCRFVPLIGEQGWLSESIL
- a CDS encoding YqaA family protein encodes the protein MKFFRRSYDWVLSWAQTPQGIYALGILAFAEASFFPVPPDVLLMALALATPLKSYRFAFIATIGSIAGGALGYLIGWGLWDTVGPYFYQYVPGVTVEGFEQVGDLFNLYGFWIIFAAGFTPIPYKIFTISAGVFSVNFPVFMMASLVGRSLRFYLVAGLFYYFGKPARVFIEKYFNLLSIMLFIVMIAVIILFKFYF